Part of the Tolypothrix sp. PCC 7910 genome, AGCTGGGCGTGCAATTCCTGTAAATTTGACACTGCACCCCGCAAGTAAAGGTATTGCAAGTCATGCAGTTCTATTTGTCGTTGAGGTGCTTCCCCTGTTGTGCGGAGTAAGGCTTTGCGCGATAGAGTCGTCAGTAATTTACGAGCATTACGTTCCGTTAATCTGTTGCCATGCGTCCAAATTTTGACAATAGCCGCTTCCGGTACAGGTGTATCTTCTGGGAAAACTGCTAGTTGTAAATAGTTTTGTGCTTCTTGTTCTGGCAATACCTCAATGCTAATCTTAATTGATTTCAAGATGCTGCCATGAGGATGTTCAAAAAACTCTAAATCAGCTTCTCTTAGTGCTTCTAACAAATCTGACCACGGTGTTCCATCCCTTACCATTGCGCCATTCAGGGAAAGTGCCAATGGCAAATACCCACATTCCCTTGCTACCTGTTTTGCTGTCGTTGGTAACTCGTCTACAGATTGATTTGCCCAATCTGCCAATAGTGCTAACGCCTGTTGTTTACCTAAAATCGCCAGCTGATACTCTTCCCCTCCCAACCCCGTGACTATCGCCGCATCACGGGTAGTAATTAACATCTGACAGCGTTCCCCCAACACATCAAACGCCATCGCATCATCCAAACGCCAGATATCATCCAAAATCAGCAAGCAAGCTTTCTGTGCAAACAACTCCCGCAACCGCGCTTTTGCCAATCCCACCTCGGTAAACGCTGCTTGCTTCTCACCCAACGCCGAAGCCAGATAGGATTGCCAAGTTAAAATCTGGGGCGTTTGTCCAAATGTTACCCACAACACCCCATCAGGAAACGCCTTTCTCACTTCTTCATCCCGCGCTAAGGCTGTAGCTAAGACAGTTTTACCAATTCCGCCCATCCCTTGCACACCCACACGGCGACTTTTACCCGTAATCCCTACAGGTTGCTTTGTTGAAGATAATACTTTCTGTTTTAAGGGTGCAAGTTCTTGTTCACGAGGTAAAAAATGCGGTGGTAACTCCGGTACATTACCAATGAGTTGACCTAAATATGATGTTTCAGGTTCAACATCATCAACTACTTTTTTTTTAACTCGTCGGCTAAATCATCTCGCCCAATCTCAGCCAAAGCTGACTCTAATTCATCAAGTCGATTTCTTTGCTCTAACCACTCCCAAATGCTTTGGGGTTCTCGTCCCTGTCTAAAACCAGCACGTTCGTGTGGTTTAATATCAAAATAATCTGCTAAATCTTGCCAATCTTGCGTCAACCTTTGGCAAATAAAAATTTTAGTGCGTCCAGAGATTTGTATATTAGTACGTTTTTCCACAACAGGTGAATTAGCTATCTTATCTACAAGGTTAGGATTTTTTTTAAGTTCAGGAATCAACTCGCCAGAGACACCAGCTAACTGAATTGCATTCCGCGCAATATTAAAAGCAAACTCTACAGGCGCACCTTCATCATATTCGGGATTATAAGCCAAAAGCGCATCATAAAAACCCACAACAAACTCAATCGCAGCTTTGTCGAAGATTTCATCGTTCATCCCAATCACATAATTAATCTGTTGGGAAATAGCCTCAGCTTGAACTTCCGAGTAACAAGCATTTAACAGTACACATTCTACTTGTTTAGAAAACTGTCCAAAGAACCCAGCTAATGCTTCACCTGTAACTAGCTGTTCTTTTCCCGTTTCATCCTCAAAAGCTAGTCCTTGTTCCTTTGCACCATGCCCAGAAAACTGGATAATATTTGGTCGATAATCCAAAATAGCGCGGCGAATATCCCTCGGACGGACGGCTAAATCATAGCGTAAATCAAAGTTCTCCCGATTTAGCGACCTTTGCAAGCCTTCCTTAATATCACGCAGTTCTTGATCGAGGCGCAATCGTACTGTATCTGTGGGATTTGCAGCTAATATCAGGATTTTCTTCTGTTTAACAGTCATTGCCGGGGTTGGGAATTGCTGTTTTTAAGTATACATAATTTCTAGTCAGGACTTTAGTCCTGCTATTGAGTGCTAAAGTTCTCACTACGGGAGTTTTCGGATTATTCTTTAGTTCTCTGACATACCCAAATAAATCCTCACTTCGCTTTCTACTCATCTTGGAATGAATTCCAAGGCTAATAGCTTAAGTCTACTGAAGTAGACTAAGTTTGATTGCAGTCCACTTGAGTGGACTTACCCTATTAGCCCTGAACTTCAGTTCTGGGCGAGATTTCTGGAGTTCTCTGACATACCCAAATAAATCCTCACTTCGCTTTCTACTCACCTTGGAATGAATTCCAAGGCTAATAGCTTAAGTCTACTGAAGTAGACTAAGTTTGATTGCAGTCCACTTGAGTGGACTTACCCTATTAGCCCTGAACTTCAGTTCTGGGCGAGATTTCTGGGAGTCTGTAGTCCTAGCCTTGAGGATAGAAGTCTTCACTAAGAGATGTTTTTACTCTCGATTACCAAGCAATTCCCTAAAGGCTGGCTCACGTGCGATATCATCAAAATCGATATCTGTCGCTGCTTCTTCTTGATATCGCGGATTTAATCTCATCGCTTGGCGGAGATTATCTAAAGCAAATTCTACATTTCTTTGGAATGCATAACAGGTGGCTTTATTGTAATAAGCACTGGCATAATCTGGTTTCAATTCTAATGCGCGATCAAAAGAGGCGATCGCTTCGTCATCTCTTCCCAAGCGCACTAAACAATAACCGCGTTTATCCCAAACTTTCGGCGCTGGTTTAATTTCGATGGCTTTGTCAAAGGATGCGATCGCTTCGTCGTATTCTTCTAATTCAATCAAGGCTAAACCGCGATTCATCCAAGCGACTGGATCGTCTGGCTTGACTTTGGTGGCTTGATTAAAGGAGACAAAAGCCTGTTGATGTTTGCGTAAGTTTCCAAAGGCGACACCGCGATCGCACCAAGCTTGGTGATATTCGGGATTGATTTTCAAAGCCGTATCATAGGAAGCGATCGCATCTTGATAGCGTTTCAACCTGGCGAGAGTTAAACCTTGTTTAAACCAAGCTACAGGATTACTCGGCTGGATTTTCACAGCTTGCTGATAAAGTGCGATCGCATCTTCATAGCGCTTTTCATTAAACAGCACATCTCCCTCTGCAATATATTCCTCAACGGATTCTGCTACTGGCTGCGGTTCTGGAATTTCTTCCTCAATTTCCGGTGCAATTTCCTCTGGAATTGTTGGCTGCCTAATTTCTGTTAGTTCTTCTACAATGGAATCTTTCCGTTGTTGTGCATCTAATTGCAACTCGGAAAGTTGCGATACAAAATTCCTTTCTAATTCTTCTAGTTTTCCTAAAATCAGAATTTTCTGTTCTTGAGCATTTAACTGTAATTCTGAGAATTGCGAAGTAAATTCCGAGCCAGAATTTTCTAAGTTTTCAATAATCAGCGCTTTTTGATTTTCCGCGTCTGCTTGTAATTGGGCTAATTTATTCGCAAACTCTAATTGCAATTTTTGTAAATCAGCAAAAATTTGCTCTTTCTGTTGGGTAATCTCCGTCTGTAATCTCGATACTTGAGATTTTAAGGAATTTTCTAATTCTGCAATATTAGCGAGAGTTGTATCTATATTTTGTTGAGAATTGACCTGTAACTCTGATAGCTGAGATTTTAATAAATTCTCTAATTCTGTAATATTAGCCAAAGTTGTATCTTTATGCTGTTGAGCATCTGTCTGCAATCCTGATATTTGTTGAGTGAAATCTATTTGTAAATTGCCTAAATTCTCAACAACTGTATCCTTTTCTCTTTGTGTATCAGATTGCAATCCCGATAAATAGGAATTAAATTCCGAGCGAGATTTCTCTAAACTTTCAATAATGATATCTTTTCGTTGTTCTGCTCTTAATACCAATGTAGATAATTGTTCGGCTAAATCAGATTCTATTTTCCCTAAATTCCCCACAGCATCAGATTGCCATTGCGCTACTTGAGCAGTAATCTCTGAATCTAAATTTGCTAATTTATTTTGAATAATATTAATTTCTGAGTCTATTTGATTGAGGATAGTTTCTTTCTTACCCACAAACTCAGATGTAATTAAAGATATATTTTCTTGTTCAGCTTTCAGCCTTTGTTGCAGAGTTTCCGTTTCTTTGCTTAACTCTTCAGTAATTTTTTTAACTTCTTGAATAGCATTTTCCGCTTCTTGCTTCACCAGAGTTAACTGATTTTGGGCGTTTTCTACTCCTTCTAGCTGTGACATAGCTTGACCGACAATTTCGCGGATGGCTACCCGTCGTAACAGCCAAAATAAAGCAATCACCGCTACGGGAAACAAGCTTAATAAAACTAACCAAACGTTAAATAGCATGGTTGTACGACTAAAATTCCGCTCAACATCAAATTGGGCTGCATCTCGAATTTGCTTTTCTGCACGCAGTCTAGCTAATTCTTCTCGCTCCTGATTTGATAATACCGGAGCAGGAGTCACAACTGGGGCTACGGATGGAGGAGTTTGCCCGCTAGCTTGCGGAGATAGCAGCCAGCCAGAGAACAGAATCACGCTTTGTAAAACTAAAGCGTAGGCGACTGGATTTTTACTCTTCATCACAACCATCCTATCCGTTGGGCAGTTTTGCAAGCGGCATACTTCTCCAATCTATACCAGAAAGTTGCGAGCGGGTTCTTGATGCAATGAGAGGTTGATGTAAGTATAGGTGTAGTTTGAATTGGTATAAGTATGATGCGCTCGAATTTCACGGGGTTAGGACATCCACACTTAGATTTATTTCAACCACATCTGTCGTAAGTAGTATTTTTTACCCAGATAAGTAAGCTGTTGGGCTTTTAATTTGCACTAATATTTTTTTAATATGATTGTGGGGTGGGGCATCTTGCCCGCCCTGATAATGCAAGCTGTATACGTAACAGCTTAGAACAGCGTAAATCATTAAAGTTTGTACTAAGGACTAAAGCCCTTACTCCGAAATGAATACTAATATTTTTACATCGCTTAACATAGTTATATTTATTCCCACCGATTTACTTAGTGTGTTCTATTTACCTGTGAATAAATGGTTAAGTAAAATTAAATTTACATGTAAAAGCAAGAGAACAGAAAACAACATAGAAAACGTGTAATTCATTTTGTTTCGCTACTAAAGATAGTTTGTAACTTAATCTTTGCCTTGATAGTGTTACGAGACTTGTTTGTATTAGGCTTAATCTTTTGTTCTATTGACCTTATTTTTTTCTTAACCTTGTAAAGAAAAGATGATTCAGACTAATTGAGTTGTGTATATTTTAACTAGTTGTTCTATTAGCCTTATTTTTTTCTTAACCTGACAATGAAAATATTATTGATACTAGTTTAGTTAGCTCATACTGACATAACAACCCTAAAAAAATTTGCTGAAAAAGCAATAATTCTGTAGGTTAGGCATTGCTTAATCTAAGAGGATTGTTACATTAGAAACTTAGAATTTGAAGTTTTCTCACCTAGAAACTAACTAGTGGTATCATCACCTAAACTTTAGTAAATCAGGGATTATTCCGGTTTTTATGTATTTTTCCAAAGACTCGAAAAGCGGAATAAAACTTAGTAGCCATATCTACATTATCTTCAATTTTGTGATTATACCTTAAATTTATTTTCTAGATTGAGAAAGTTTTTATTATTTGCTAAGTAATTTCAGCTAAATTAACTAACTAGTAAAAACTTACAGTCAATTAACATCAAATCCTCTCATATATGGCAATTGCGAACGGAAGAACTACCGCCTCTGCTTACGTTGCTAAAGTTCCCGGTGCGGCATCTGATTATCAAGTTGTTCCCCTGCTGACTGTAGGAGATGAAGTACCTCTATTAACCAACACATTTAGCGCCGCAGAAGCACCAAAGGTTGATGCTGCCAAAAAATATGCTTTGACTGGCATTCCTGATGGCACAGGTGCAAAGCAAGTAACCATTAGTGGTAAGACCTATAACTATGTATGGGTCAACCACGAACTAGGCGGTACGGTCACAACAGATATTTCTACAACTGCACCTGGTGAAAAAATCACAGGTGCGAGAGTCTCCCTATTTGTCTTTGATGAAAACTGGAAGATCATCGGTGGTAAAAACCTAATTGAAAAAATTTTAGATTCAACTGGTACTTACGCCTTAGATACTTCTTCTGGGAAATATACCAAATTAGATGGAACTTCCATTAATGCCTTTGACCGATTCTGTTCCGCTTACCTTGCCGAATCTGGTTTTGTAGATAGTAACGGTAAAGAAGTTCCTATTTACTTTGCGCCTGAAGAGGGTAGTAATAAAAGCCGGGGTTGGGCAGTTACACCAGATGGTACTGCGCTGGGAATTGATGGTTTAGGTCGCTACGCCAAAGAAAACGTACTTGCAGCTTCTCAATATCGTGCAGTTAACTCTGATAAAACTGTACTAATCTCATCAGAAGATAATGCTGATGGTGAACTGTATATGTGGGTCGGTACACAAACGGTAGACGACCCCAATGGCTTTAAAAACGGTGATTTATACGTTCTCAAAGTCAATGGCGCAGATTATGAAGGCCAAGTTGGTGAAGGTACGAAAAAAGCTGCTACTTGGACAAAAGTCGATAAATCTGTTGTCTTCAAAGCCGATGGTACACCACAAGCAGATGGCACTGCTCTCAGCACATTTGTTAACGGTGCTGGTAAGTCAACAAACTTCCAGCGTATTGAAGATATTGCAGAAGACCCGAACAACCCCGGAACATTTTACTTTGTTACTACTGGAACCAAAAATAAACCAGGTACAGTGGGCGCAAACGCAACTGACATCGCCGCTACCCCAGCAGAAGCAGAAAATCCCTATGGCAGACTCTACCGCTTTAGTTTAAACACTTCTGACCCCACAGCCGGAATTAGTAATTTTGAATTGTTGTTGACTGGTGGCCCTGGTAAAGGAAATAGCTACGACAACATCACAGTTGATAAATCAGGCAAAATTCTGATTCAAGAGGACGAAACATCTTTCGGTGGCGACCTAATGAAGGCAGAAAACCGGGAAGCTTCTATCTATTCTTTTGACCCTACCACCAAAACCATCACACGTCAGTTCACACTTAACGAAGATGCTGCTGGCACTGTATACAATAAAGCTGATGTTAAAGGTGAGTGGGAAACCTCTGGCATTATCGAAATTCCCTCCAAATCTTTACCAGGTCAAGGTGCTTACCTATTTGATGTGCAGGCACACACTGTTAAAAATGGTGTGACAGGTGCTACTAACCAGAACATTCTCAACGGTAATCATGCTGAAGGTGGACAACTTTTAGCAGTCATTCCTCAGATTACGGAAAAGCCAGTTTTAGATGGGAGAAGCAACGATCCTGCTTATGTTAAAGCATTGGATGGAGCAAATTACAGACTGAATCAACTCTTGACAGTTGGTGATGAAGTGCCATTACTTCAAGGCAAGTTTGGTTCCTTTATTCCTAGCAGTAGTGAAAAGTATGCTTTTACAGGCATTCCTGATGGTCTTGGCATTTACGAAACTGCTGATTTCTACTATGTATTTGTCAATCATGAGTTAGGTAACACAACTAAAACAGATGTTTCTAGCACCATCCCTGGACAAATTACAGGTGCGCGAGTTTCACTATTCCAGTTCGATAAAAATTGGAAAGTTGTAGGTGGTAAGAACTTAATTGAGAAAGTAGTTGATAGTAAAGGCAATGAGTTAGGCAAGACTACAGTTACACCAGATGGCGTAACGCAAACAGGTATTGCCTTTGGTCGATTCTGTTCTGCATATTTGGCAGATAGTGGCTTTGTTGGCGGCCCCGTGTTCTTTGCTCCAGAAGAATTTGGTGCGGCGGCGCGTGGTTGGGCTGTGAGTGCTGATGGTACAGCACAAGCATTGGATGGACTAGGCCGTTTCTCTAAAGAAAACGTAGTTGCTGCATCCCAGTACCGTGCTAATAACTCCGATAAAACTGTACTGTTGTCATCCGAAGATAATGCTGATGGCGAACTTTATATGTTCGTTGGCAAACAGACAGAAGCCGATCCAAATGGCTTTAAAGACGGTGATTTATACGTACTCAAGCTAGCTAACTTTAGCAATGAGACACTAACACAGAATCAAAAGCAGAATGCCACTTGGACAAAAGTAGATAAGTCAGTCATCTTCAATGCTGATGGTACCCCGGAAGCGACAGGAACACCACTGAGTGACTGGGTTAATGCCAATAACCGTTCTACAAACTTCCGGCGAATTGAAGACTTAGCAGAAGACCCAAATAATCCTGGCACTTTCTACTTTGTTACTACTGGTACTACAGACAAGGTAGGCGGTGGTACAGCTACAACAGCAGCTGAAGCAGAGAATCCTTACGGTAAGCTTTATCGCTTCAGCTTGAATCCTAACGACCCCACAGCAGGAATTACTAACTTTGAATTGCTGCTCTCAGGTGGGCCAGAAACTGGTGTCAGTTTCGACAACGTTGTAGTTGACAAAAACGGCAAAGTCTTATTGCAGGAAGATGAGACAGCCTTTGGTGGTAGCGTCATGAAAGACCAAAGCCGTAATGGTCGGGTTTGGCAGTATGACATTGCCACTGGTCAGGTGAAGCCACTGTTTGAAATTGACCAAAAAGCTCAAGGTGCGGCATTTGATAATGGTAATGGAGGTTGGGAAACCTCTGGTGTTGTGGAAGCTGCTGCTAATCCTCAACTTGGACGTAGTTCTTACCTGTTTGATGTCCAAGCTCATGGTGTACAAAACAATTTAGACCCGAATCAATTAAACGTCCTCAATGGTAATCATGCTGAAGGTGGTCAACTAATACTTGCTACACCTACACCGAAAGTTGAGTTAGTAGGCTTTGCTTCTTTACCTGCGGACACCTATGCTGAGGGGCCAGCTTCTGGTAAGGGGATTTCCGCCAACGGTAGAACCGGGCCTTTCCCTGGACAGCCTGTACAAGGCTTTAGTGCGGTACAGTTTGCTAATAGTAACTCCTTCTACTTCCAGCCAGATAACGGCTACGGTGCGAAAGACAATAGCTCAGACTATTTATTGCGTATCTATCGTGTAGATCCCAATTTCAAGGGAGCAGAAAATGGTGATGGTAGTGTTAAAGTTTTAGACTACATTCAATTTTCTGACCCTGATAAGAAAGTTCCTTTCAAAATTGTGAATGAGGGAAGCACAGACAGATTGCTGACTGGAGCGGACTTTGATATTGAATCATTTGTTCTTGATAAAGATGGTTCAATTTGGGTGGGAGATGAATTTGGCCCCTACCTACTACATTTTGATAGCACTGGTAAGTTATTAGAAGCTCCCATTGCAACACCCGACGAATTTAAAACTCTAGATGGTAAAGCACCTAAAGTCCTAGGCCATAGAGGTGCAAGCGGTTTCCGTCCAGAGCATACCCTAGAGTCATATAAACTAGCTATTGAGCAAGGTGCAGACTTTATTGAGCCTGACTTAGTAGTGACTAAAGATGGTGTGTTAATTGCTCGTCATGAACCTGCTTTAGCAATTTTGAATGCTGATGGCACCTTAAATACTAGCAATACCACCACCAATGTGGCCGCGATCGCTAAATTTGCCGATCGCAAGAAAACAGTCACCCTAGATGGAACCAAAATTACAGGTTGGTTTGCTGAAGATTTCACTTTAGCTGAAATCAAAGAATTAAAAGCAATAGAGCGTCTATCTTTCCGCGATCAATCCTACAACGGTCAATTTGAGATTCCTACCCTTAAAGAAATAATTGACCTTGTTAAGGATGTAGAAGCGAAGACAGGTAAAAAAATTGGCATTTACCCAGAAACCAAACATCCAACTTACACTGCCAAAGAAGCTACCTATGTAGGCACTGATACCAAAATTAACCGCAATTTGGGTCAGATACTCATCGATACGCTGAAGGCAAATAACTTCACCGATCCTAGCCGCATTTTCATTCAATCTTTTGAAGTTGGCAACCTCAAAGAACTGCATGATGTAATCATGCCTAAGGCTGGGGTAGATATCCCACTGATTCAACTTCTAGATGCAAGTGACATTGATATCAATGGCAAAATTATCGAAAGTCAGCCTTATGACCTCAAAGTCAGTGGCGATAAACGCACCTATGGCGATTTAAGAACCCCTGAAGGCTTGGCAGAAATTGCTAAATATGCTGATGGTATTGGCCCCTGGAAACGCATGATTGTCAGCGTTAAAGGTACTGATGCTGATGGAGATGGCAAAGCAGATGATGTCAATAAGGATGGGGTAGTCAATGATGCTGACAAAACAACTTTACCGCCTACAACCTTAATACAAGACGCTCATAAAGCGGGTTTACAAGTTCACCCTTACACCTTCCGCAATGAAAGTCAGTATCTAGCAGCAGATTACAAAGGTAATCCTGAACTAGAGTTTCAGCAATTCATTCAACTAGGTGTTGATGCTTTCTTTACAGACTTCCCAATTACAGGGGATAAAGTTAGGGATCTATTGAGCGATCCTCAGAATAATTTGGTGCGATCGCCCCAAAATCCTGATGTGCTCTCAGGAAAAGCTTTTGCTAACTTAGGTGGCTCCAAAGGCTTTGAAGGCGGTGGAATCAACGCTAGTAAAACCAAGCTCTATATGCTGTTGGAGGGAACAGTTCAGGGCGATCCGAATGGTACTTTGCGGATTAATGAATTTGATATTGCTAACCGCAAGTATACAGGTAGAGAACTCAACTACAGATTGGATAATCCCGCAAATTCGATTGGTGACCTCACTGTCATTAATGATAATGAGTACCTAGTTATTGAACGGGATAATAACCAAGGAGCAGCAGCTAAATTCAAGCGGATCTACAAAATCGACCTGTCGAAAACTGACTCTAAAGGCTATGTATCTAAAGAAGAAGTAGCAGACTTGTTAAACATTCAAGATCCTAACGATGTGAATGGAGATGGTAAGAAAACCTTTGACTTCCCATTTCAAACGATTGAGTCTGTTGTAGTTGTTGACAAAAATACCATTTTGGTAGCCAATGACAACAACTATCCATTTTCTACTGGTCGTCCAGGGAATGATCCACAGAACCCCAAAATTGACAATACCGAAATTCTGCTGCTGAAGTTAGAGAAGCCACTGAATCTTGCTTCTGGTTTAGGTCAGCCTAAAGCTGAAGAAATTAAGTTTGGTTCTAGCAACAGCGATGAGATTACCACGCAACCAAATCAAACCTTATTCACGGGTGATGGTGCGGATATTGTCACTGCCAACAAAGGTAATAAAATCTTTACTGGAAATGGTGATGATATTGTATTGGCAGGTAGCGACTCTTCAATATCAACAGGCGATGGTAACGACCAAGTCTTTGTCGGTATCAATGGCCCTGCTAGCAACACCAACGCTGATGGTGGTGCTGGTAACGACGAACTCACAGTAGTAGAAGCCAATGGTAGCAATAAACTATTTGGCGCTGCTGGTGCTGATACCCTCAAAGTTGTGGAAGGTTCTGGTCAATTGCTGTTTGGCGGTTCTGGTAACGACACCATTACCAGTAACGGTAAAAATAACCGCCTCTATGGTGGTTCCGGCGATGACAAACTCTTCTCTAATAGCAATGACACCATAGTTGGTGGTGATGGCGATGATGTGTTATTTGCTGGTGCTGCTGGTGGTAACCGTCTGACTGGTGGCGCTGGTGCTGACCAATTCTGGATTGCTAATGGTAGTCTACCAACTAGCAAAAACATCGTTACTGACTTTACCCCAGGAATTGATGTCATTGGATTGGGTGGAATTAAGGAAGCGAGTAAGTTCAGTGACCTAAGCCTATTACAGCAAGGTAGCGATACTTTGGTGAAACTAGGAAGCACAGAATTAGTTTCTTTACTAGGAACTACAGCAAATACTCTCACAGCAAATAACTTTGTTTTCTCTGCTAGTGTGGTTTAATTTGCAGGTAAAATTCCGGAAAAAAATTAGTTAGCAGTTATCTCAGATTTAATTCTTGTTTCAGGCGAGGGAATACTACTTCCTCGCCATTTTCTATTGTATTCATCTCGTCTTTATGTTCAAGAAACTTCAATAAATTGTTAACGTTAACTTGTTGATAACCTTTCTTAAACTTAGAGCTATTATTTTTGATATTTAGTAACTAAATTCACACCATATTATTTGTCCACATTAATTTAGGAGATTCCAGAAAAATCATATTCCAAATTTTCTCAAAAGATGGGCATTTTATCCTGTCCGTGAATATGTGCTGTGCAGCTGCCTTCACCAAATAGATTATTTCTGGAAAAGCAAGCATTGAATGTGGATTGAAAGCATTTTGTCGCCAATTACTACTTAAGTCTGGCTATCTAGTCAAAAACTTGAAATTTGACATTGGGAGTTAGGAGTAATTAATAACTTAGTCCTATCAAGGTGTGTTACTAAAATTCTGAACAAACAGGGATATAAAGGTCAAAAATCTGCATTTATATCTGGCTTTTAACCTAATTTGATGGAAAAATACACACAAAATATTGCTAGCTGATGTTAGCAATTAAATTTACTATGACACCTCACTAGGACTATCGTTAGCTACCCAATCTCCTGATGAATTGCAAAAACAAATACTTAAGGAGTATTAGGCATGGCTGATACAAACAGCAACGGTAGAAATGTGATCATTTTTGTTGCTGATGGTTTACGAAATGGTTCTGTAAACGCTACTGATACACCAACTTTATATAGCATCCGTCAGCAGGGAGTTAATTTTACTAACAGTCATTCCCTATTCCCTACATTTACAACCCCGAATGCTTCTGCGATCGCTACTGGACATTACCTCGGTGATACAGGTGATTTCAGCAACACTGTATATACTGGTTATCCCGTAATTAACTCCAATGGTAGTGTTACACCATTTATTGAAAACGATCCGATCCTTGCTGATCTCAATGCTAATTCTAATCTTGCCGATCCAGATACCAGTTTCAGCAAGAATAACTTCCTGACAGAAGAATCACTTCTAGCTTATGCGCGTGCTAGTGGGTATTCTACAGCGGCGATCGGTAAACTTGGGCCAGTAGCAATTCAAGATGTTACTCAAGATAGCCGTACTGGTGGGACTACAACTCCGAATATTACCCCTAAGACTGTCATCATCGATGACAGCACGTATATCAACACCATTGCCAACGCTACTAATCCTCCTGTTAACAGTGTTGGTTCACAAAGTGCAATTCCATTGAGCCAAGCGATCGCAACTGACCTGAATAAGGCGGGTTTGATCGGTCTAAATGTCCCCGGTACAACCACTGTAGCCACTACTATCGGTAGCATCAGAAGCAATCAGCCTGCGGGGAACTTAACAA contains:
- a CDS encoding esterase-like activity of phytase family protein; amino-acid sequence: MAIANGRTTASAYVAKVPGAASDYQVVPLLTVGDEVPLLTNTFSAAEAPKVDAAKKYALTGIPDGTGAKQVTISGKTYNYVWVNHELGGTVTTDISTTAPGEKITGARVSLFVFDENWKIIGGKNLIEKILDSTGTYALDTSSGKYTKLDGTSINAFDRFCSAYLAESGFVDSNGKEVPIYFAPEEGSNKSRGWAVTPDGTALGIDGLGRYAKENVLAASQYRAVNSDKTVLISSEDNADGELYMWVGTQTVDDPNGFKNGDLYVLKVNGADYEGQVGEGTKKAATWTKVDKSVVFKADGTPQADGTALSTFVNGAGKSTNFQRIEDIAEDPNNPGTFYFVTTGTKNKPGTVGANATDIAATPAEAENPYGRLYRFSLNTSDPTAGISNFELLLTGGPGKGNSYDNITVDKSGKILIQEDETSFGGDLMKAENREASIYSFDPTTKTITRQFTLNEDAAGTVYNKADVKGEWETSGIIEIPSKSLPGQGAYLFDVQAHTVKNGVTGATNQNILNGNHAEGGQLLAVIPQITEKPVLDGRSNDPAYVKALDGANYRLNQLLTVGDEVPLLQGKFGSFIPSSSEKYAFTGIPDGLGIYETADFYYVFVNHELGNTTKTDVSSTIPGQITGARVSLFQFDKNWKVVGGKNLIEKVVDSKGNELGKTTVTPDGVTQTGIAFGRFCSAYLADSGFVGGPVFFAPEEFGAAARGWAVSADGTAQALDGLGRFSKENVVAASQYRANNSDKTVLLSSEDNADGELYMFVGKQTEADPNGFKDGDLYVLKLANFSNETLTQNQKQNATWTKVDKSVIFNADGTPEATGTPLSDWVNANNRSTNFRRIEDLAEDPNNPGTFYFVTTGTTDKVGGGTATTAAEAENPYGKLYRFSLNPNDPTAGITNFELLLSGGPETGVSFDNVVVDKNGKVLLQEDETAFGGSVMKDQSRNGRVWQYDIATGQVKPLFEIDQKAQGAAFDNGNGGWETSGVVEAAANPQLGRSSYLFDVQAHGVQNNLDPNQLNVLNGNHAEGGQLILATPTPKVELVGFASLPADTYAEGPASGKGISANGRTGPFPGQPVQGFSAVQFANSNSFYFQPDNGYGAKDNSSDYLLRIYRVDPNFKGAENGDGSVKVLDYIQFSDPDKKVPFKIVNEGSTDRLLTGADFDIESFVLDKDGSIWVGDEFGPYLLHFDSTGKLLEAPIATPDEFKTLDGKAPKVLGHRGASGFRPEHTLESYKLAIEQGADFIEPDLVVTKDGVLIARHEPALAILNADGTLNTSNTTTNVAAIAKFADRKKTVTLDGTKITGWFAEDFTLAEIKELKAIERLSFRDQSYNGQFEIPTLKEIIDLVKDVEAKTGKKIGIYPETKHPTYTAKEATYVGTDTKINRNLGQILIDTLKANNFTDPSRIFIQSFEVGNLKELHDVIMPKAGVDIPLIQLLDASDIDINGKIIESQPYDLKVSGDKRTYGDLRTPEGLAEIAKYADGIGPWKRMIVSVKGTDADGDGKADDVNKDGVVNDADKTTLPPTTLIQDAHKAGLQVHPYTFRNESQYLAADYKGNPELEFQQFIQLGVDAFFTDFPITGDKVRDLLSDPQNNLVRSPQNPDVLSGKAFANLGGSKGFEGGGINASKTKLYMLLEGTVQGDPNGTLRINEFDIANRKYTGRELNYRLDNPANSIGDLTVINDNEYLVIERDNNQGAAAKFKRIYKIDLSKTDSKGYVSKEEVADLLNIQDPNDVNGDGKKTFDFPFQTIESVVVVDKNTILVANDNNYPFSTGRPGNDPQNPKIDNTEILLLKLEKPLNLASGLGQPKAEEIKFGSSNSDEITTQPNQTLFTGDGADIVTANKGNKIFTGNGDDIVLAGSDSSISTGDGNDQVFVGINGPASNTNADGGAGNDELTVVEANGSNKLFGAAGADTLKVVEGSGQLLFGGSGNDTITSNGKNNRLYGGSGDDKLFSNSNDTIVGGDGDDVLFAGAAGGNRLTGGAGADQFWIANGSLPTSKNIVTDFTPGIDVIGLGGIKEASKFSDLSLLQQGSDTLVKLGSTELVSLLGTTANTLTANNFVFSASVV